The genomic region TCTATGAGACAGCGTCCTGAAAACAAAAGAACAGTATGTATATTCTAATATATAATATTAAAGAAAGGGTTGATTTGAAATGTTGAAGGCTGCGTTCATGTTTGTAGCGCCGGAGTCGTCTCCGGAAAAACACCGGGCGGTGGTTAAAACCCCCGCGGTGGAATTGACCGTAGTCGGTGTTAAGGATTACAGCGAGGCGGCCAGGACCGCCGCGCAGCTGGCGGATGACGGCAATGTCGCCATCGAGCTGTGCGCCGGTTTCGGCGTGGAAGGAACGGCTATAGTGAAGAAAGCGGTCAGGAACAAAGCCGTGGTCGGCGCGGTCCGTTTTGACAATCACCCGGGGCTTGAATTCAAAAGCGGGGACGACCTATTCTAACAATGGACAAAGGAGCAGGATTGGATGAAGAAACGCGTTGTTGTAATCGGCGGCGGTCCGGGCGGCTATGTGGCCGCCATAAGGGCGGCGCAGCTGGGAGCCGAAACACACCTTGTTGAGTCTGACAGGCTTGGCGGAACGTGCCTGAATGTAGGTTGCATACCCACGAAAGCGCTTTTGCATACGGCCGGGCTGTTCAGGGCGGTAAAGGAAGGGGCCAGGCACGGCCTGGCGGTTGACGGGGCCAGGATTGAATGGCCTGTGCTGATGAACCACAAAGAACAGGTTGTTAATCGCCTGGTGAAGGGAGTTGCCGGTCTTTTGACCGCCAACAAGGTCGGCGTTCACCAGGGGCGCGCCGTATTGCAGGATAGCCGCACGGTAAAAATCGAAGGAGAAAAAAGCACATCCCTTACGGCGGACATTATCGTGCTGGCGGTGGGTTCTTTGCCTGTGCGGCTTGAGTTTCCCGGGGCGGAACTCCCGGGAGTGATTGACAGCACCGCCGCCTTGAGCCTGCCCAAAGCGCCCTCGTCGTTGATTATAGTCGGCGGCGGCGTAATCGGAGCCGAATTTGCGGCCCTGTTCAGTTCCCTGGGAGCTAAAGTTGCGGTGGTCGAAATGCTGCCCCGCATCCTGGCGCCGATGGACGGCCAGCTTACGGCGGTAATCGAGAAAGAATTGAAGAAAATGGGCGTCAAAATTTTAACGGGAGCAAGGCTTGCCGGGGTAAAGCAAGACGGCGATAAGCTTTCGGCCCGGGTGATAATTGAAAACAAAGAAGAAACGCTGGAAGGAGAAAAAGTGCTTGTGGCTGTAGGCCGCCGCTCCAACACCGCCGGTTTGGGACTGGAGGAGCTTGGCATCGGCCTGGAAAAGGGAGCGGTCGCTGTCGATGATAACTTTGAGACAAGCGTACCGGGCGTTTACGCCATCGGCGACTGCAATGGCCGGGTGATGCTGGCCCATGCCGCTTCCGCCCAGGGGACAGCCGCTGTTGAACACGCGCTGGGTCACCGCGCAAGGTACAACCCCCAGGCAATACCTTCCTGTCTTTACACCAGCCCGGAGGCCGCGGCCGTCGGATTGACCGAGGAAGAAGCCGGAAGGCGAGGCTTGGACTACCGGGTTGGTTTGTTCCCGCTGGCCGGCAACGGCAAATCGCTTATTGAGGGGTGTGAAAACGGCCTGGTGAAGATAATAGCCGGGGCAAGGCACGGGGAAATCCTGGGAGCGCACATTGTCGGGCCAAGGGCCACGGATTTGATTGGAGAAATGGCGCTGGCAATGAACCTGGAGGCGACAGTGGATGAGCTGGTGGCCACGGTCCATGCTCATCCCACCGTCAGCGAAGCGCTGGCCGAAGCGGCCCTGGCCTTCAGCGGCAAGGCGATCCACTGGCCGCCGGGTTTAAAGGTTAAATAAGGTTAAATAAAGAGCCCGAACAGGTAGGGATGCTGGTTGACCGGCATGTACTGGATGCCTTTCCTGTTTAAATTCTGGATGAGGATTTCGTAGTCTTCCTTTTTGTTGAGCTCCACCCCCACCAGGGCGGGGCCTTTTTCTTTATTGTTGACCTTGGTGTATTCGAAATGGGTAATATCGTCGGTGGGGCCGAGAACTTCGGTGACAAACTCGCGCAGCGCTCCGGGACGCTGGGGAAAATTGACGATGAAGTAGTGTTTGAGCCCTTCCGCCAGGAGCGATTTTTCCTTGATTTCGGCGGTGCGTTCAATATCGTTGTTGCCCCCGCTGACGATGCAGACGACGTTTTTCCCCCTGATCTGCTCCCGGTAAAAATCAAGGGCGGCCACGGGCAGGGCTCCTGCAGGCTCGACAATGATGGCGCTGTCATTGTACATTTCCAGGATTTTGGTGCATACTTTCCCTTCCGGCACCAGGACTATATCGTCGAGTATTTTTTTGCAGATGTTGAAAGTGAGTTCTCCCACTCTCTTCACGGCAGCGCCGTCAACGAACTTGTCGATGTCCTCCAGGGTGATTATTTCATTTTTTTCCAGCGATCTCTTCATGGCGCAGGCCCCTTCCGGTTCCACGCCGATTATTTTCGTGCGGGGACTGATGCCTTTAATATAGGTTCCCACCCCGGAAACCAGGCCGCCGCCGCCGATGGCGGCAAAAACATAGTCAATCTCCTCTTCCATATCGTTCATTATTTCGATGCCGATGGTTCCCTGCCCGGCAATGACGCCGTAATCGTCAAACGGGTGTACGAAGACCTTGTTTTCCCGTTCCGCGTAAGCCCTCGCTTCGCTGGAAGAATCGTCAAAAGTGTCGCCGGTGAGCACAATGTTTACATATTGGCCGCCGAAGCGTTCGACCTGGCATACTTTTTGCCTGGGGGTGGTCACCGGCATAAAGATTGTGCCGGGAACCTGCAGGGCTTTGCAAGAATAAGCAACCCCCTGGGCATGGTTTCCGGCGCTGGCGCAGACCACCCCGGCGTTCAGGGATTCTTCGGCAATCGACCGCATCAGGTTGTAGGCCCCTCTTATTTTAAAAGACCTGACCACCTGCAAGTCCTCGCGCTTCAGGAAGACGCCGCACCCGTACTTCTCCGAAAGGATCTCGCTTTTCTGCAAAGGCGTTTTGTTGATTGTCCCCTTAAGGACCTGTCCGGCCTTGATTATTTCGGCAATGGTTAGTTTGTTCATTAATAAGCACACTCCTTATCCTTGATGAATATGCAGGTGTAATAAAAAACCTCTCCTCCCCGGGGTTGATTCCCTTAACCCTAGGGACGAGAGGTTTTCCCGTCGTACCACCCTAATTCTCCACTGGTTCGCACCAATGGACTCGACGAGTCGCAAGCTCTGAGAGCTTTTAAACTCCGGTCCGGTAACGGGGACCTCGCCCGTTTTCACGGGCTGCCGGCATCGCTTACTGGCATGATCGCCGTTTTCAGCTAGCAGTTCAGGAGTGATCATTGCATACCGTTTTGCTGCCGGTTCTCAGCGCAAGCCGGTTCTCTGTAAGCAAAGTTCGGGCATCTTTCTCTCCGTCGGAACTTTTCTCGTATGAATTTTATTAGTCACTATCATAAAGAAGGAAAAGCGAAATGTCAATCACTTAATCATTGTTTTTAATCATTGTTTTTCTGCTTGCTTTTGTTTTTTACTGGTATAATAAGCTTAAATATATGCCTGCCGGATCAAGTAAATAATAAAGCGGGATTGTTTTTATTAAACTATGAAGGGAGGTCTGTTAATGGTTAAGAGGATCGGGATCCTGACCAGCGGAGGCGACGCTCCGGGCATGAACGCGGCGATTAGGGCGGTGGTGCGTACGGCGATTTACCACCGCCTGGATGTTATCGGGATAAAGAGGGGTTACTGCGGTTTAATAAACGGGGAGTATACCAGAATGAACCTGGGCTCTGTGGCCGACATCATTCACCGGGGCGGCACCGTCCTGGGAACGGCCCGCTGCGAAGAGTTTTACAGGGAAGAGGGCCGCCACACCGCCCTTGAAAAAATGCGTGAAGCCGGCATCGACGGCCTTGTCGCGATCGGCGGCGATGGTACGTTCCGGGGGGCGGTAAGGCTTAACGAGATGGGAATGCCGACCATCGGGGTCCCCGGCACCATAGACAACGACATACCGTGCACCGACAGGACCATCGGCTTCGATACGGTGGTGAATACCGTCACTGACGCAATCAATAAAATAAGGGATACGGCCACCTCCCACGAGCGGATTTTCATCATCGAGGTTATGGGCAGGAATTCAGGGTGCATAGCCCTGGCTGCGGGGTTGGCCGGCGGGGCTGAATCAATCCTTATCCCGGAAATACCGTTGGATTTGAATGCGGTCGTGGAGAACATCAAGCGGGGAAAGGCCAGGGGAAAACGGCACAGCATCATCATCCTGGCCG from Peptococcaceae bacterium harbors:
- a CDS encoding DUF6506 family protein gives rise to the protein MLKAAFMFVAPESSPEKHRAVVKTPAVELTVVGVKDYSEAARTAAQLADDGNVAIELCAGFGVEGTAIVKKAVRNKAVVGAVRFDNHPGLEFKSGDDLF
- the lpdA gene encoding dihydrolipoyl dehydrogenase, giving the protein MKKRVVVIGGGPGGYVAAIRAAQLGAETHLVESDRLGGTCLNVGCIPTKALLHTAGLFRAVKEGARHGLAVDGARIEWPVLMNHKEQVVNRLVKGVAGLLTANKVGVHQGRAVLQDSRTVKIEGEKSTSLTADIIVLAVGSLPVRLEFPGAELPGVIDSTAALSLPKAPSSLIIVGGGVIGAEFAALFSSLGAKVAVVEMLPRILAPMDGQLTAVIEKELKKMGVKILTGARLAGVKQDGDKLSARVIIENKEETLEGEKVLVAVGRRSNTAGLGLEELGIGLEKGAVAVDDNFETSVPGVYAIGDCNGRVMLAHAASAQGTAAVEHALGHRARYNPQAIPSCLYTSPEAAAVGLTEEEAGRRGLDYRVGLFPLAGNGKSLIEGCENGLVKIIAGARHGEILGAHIVGPRATDLIGEMALAMNLEATVDELVATVHAHPTVSEALAEAALAFSGKAIHWPPGLKVK
- the ilvA gene encoding threonine ammonia-lyase IlvA — protein: MNKLTIAEIIKAGQVLKGTINKTPLQKSEILSEKYGCGVFLKREDLQVVRSFKIRGAYNLMRSIAEESLNAGVVCASAGNHAQGVAYSCKALQVPGTIFMPVTTPRQKVCQVERFGGQYVNIVLTGDTFDDSSSEARAYAERENKVFVHPFDDYGVIAGQGTIGIEIMNDMEEEIDYVFAAIGGGGLVSGVGTYIKGISPRTKIIGVEPEGACAMKRSLEKNEIITLEDIDKFVDGAAVKRVGELTFNICKKILDDIVLVPEGKVCTKILEMYNDSAIIVEPAGALPVAALDFYREQIRGKNVVCIVSGGNNDIERTAEIKEKSLLAEGLKHYFIVNFPQRPGALREFVTEVLGPTDDITHFEYTKVNNKEKGPALVGVELNKKEDYEILIQNLNRKGIQYMPVNQHPYLFGLFI
- the pfkA gene encoding 6-phosphofructokinase; protein product: MVKRIGILTSGGDAPGMNAAIRAVVRTAIYHRLDVIGIKRGYCGLINGEYTRMNLGSVADIIHRGGTVLGTARCEEFYREEGRHTALEKMREAGIDGLVAIGGDGTFRGAVRLNEMGMPTIGVPGTIDNDIPCTDRTIGFDTVVNTVTDAINKIRDTATSHERIFIIEVMGRNSGCIALAAGLAGGAESILIPEIPLDLNAVVENIKRGKARGKRHSIIILAEGVAHSLEITEEIRRLTGMDTRLTILGYLQRGGSPTAQDRILASRMGAEAVRLLMRGEKSKMVAAEGDQVKGIDLEWVLSQTKEINYEDYRLAGVLSI